The proteins below are encoded in one region of Bremerella sp. P1:
- a CDS encoding serine/threonine protein kinase, which produces MIELSKLGPFALENRLGNDPDSHVFHGFHLKQKRQAVVCILPERYAENPRARQRLEKRSRQLQKLNHPNIVRYHGAGIDQGIPFFALDFVDGISLQQYLEEHGPLPWETVVEIGLQVCAALAAAHHMNIHHLDVRPAHILLSGAGLTDPRKPLTVQLTSFWADPRWRRSSLLLFPKDRQQYLSPEQFEDPQYVDDATDIFSLGCVFYEMITGKLPFNPLASGEERWKLPERPASLELDCPVWLDRVIMRMIEVMPDRRPPDIDSVAAGLRESQDAVARGMSAIEHALVGNNGRESIIDIGIDRSEAEKLLHKPKSYERGSFFNSKIFLGLALIVVIAALVWLLRPLNDQELHARAEPLMLTDDTTKWREAESNYIQPLLERYPNSEYADEAQNWLDMIQMERAEARLAISLRMGREFRSDAERRLANARGLEEAGNHLGAWHQYDMILEELPETVDNRPYHLIAKREIHRLQHLRVTGKVQNSSLNDFVLQAEEMTVSGDVRKGREIFRRIVSLYQESPDGAGAVELAKSELAKPISMPSSREATVAKPKVALETDKQQEVRKPDLNATEAPTEAGPATPAETKASEEAEASTSEIDLSETASPEAGPVEEAPVKRAPLFPVNPGFSGDSTEF; this is translated from the coding sequence ATGATAGAGCTTTCCAAGTTAGGTCCATTTGCCCTGGAGAACCGCCTCGGCAATGACCCAGATAGCCATGTATTTCATGGCTTCCATCTCAAGCAAAAACGCCAAGCGGTCGTTTGCATTCTGCCTGAACGATACGCCGAGAATCCCCGAGCACGGCAACGTCTCGAAAAGCGAAGCCGCCAGTTGCAGAAACTGAATCACCCGAACATCGTGCGCTATCACGGCGCGGGGATTGATCAGGGAATTCCGTTCTTTGCTCTCGACTTTGTCGACGGCATCAGCCTTCAGCAATATCTTGAAGAGCATGGTCCACTTCCGTGGGAAACCGTGGTGGAAATCGGTCTGCAGGTATGTGCCGCATTGGCCGCCGCCCATCACATGAACATTCACCACTTGGATGTTCGACCCGCTCATATTCTGCTGTCCGGTGCAGGTCTGACCGATCCGCGTAAGCCGCTTACCGTCCAACTCACCAGTTTCTGGGCCGATCCGCGCTGGCGACGTTCGTCGCTGCTGCTGTTCCCGAAAGATCGCCAACAGTATCTTTCGCCTGAGCAGTTTGAAGATCCCCAATACGTCGACGATGCCACCGACATCTTCTCGTTGGGATGCGTCTTCTACGAGATGATCACCGGCAAGTTACCCTTCAATCCGCTCGCCTCCGGCGAAGAACGCTGGAAGCTTCCAGAGCGGCCTGCCTCGCTCGAACTCGATTGTCCTGTTTGGCTCGACCGCGTCATCATGCGCATGATCGAGGTCATGCCGGATCGTCGTCCGCCTGATATCGACTCGGTCGCTGCTGGGCTACGCGAATCACAAGACGCCGTTGCTCGCGGTATGAGCGCGATCGAACATGCTTTGGTTGGCAATAACGGCCGCGAGAGCATTATCGATATCGGCATCGACCGCAGTGAAGCTGAAAAGTTGCTTCATAAGCCCAAGTCGTACGAACGCGGTTCGTTCTTCAACAGTAAGATCTTCCTGGGTCTGGCATTGATTGTCGTGATCGCTGCGTTGGTCTGGCTGTTGCGGCCACTCAACGATCAGGAACTCCACGCACGAGCCGAACCTTTGATGCTCACCGACGACACTACCAAGTGGCGCGAAGCGGAGAGTAACTACATTCAGCCTCTTCTAGAGCGTTATCCCAATAGCGAATACGCCGACGAGGCGCAGAATTGGCTCGACATGATCCAGATGGAACGAGCCGAGGCTCGTTTGGCGATTAGCCTGCGTATGGGTCGCGAGTTCCGCAGCGACGCCGAACGTCGCCTGGCAAATGCTCGGGGCTTGGAAGAAGCCGGCAATCACCTGGGAGCATGGCATCAATACGACATGATCCTGGAAGAACTGCCGGAGACAGTGGACAACCGTCCCTACCATCTGATCGCCAAGCGAGAGATCCATCGGCTGCAACACTTGCGAGTCACCGGTAAGGTGCAGAACTCGTCGCTCAATGACTTCGTCCTTCAGGCCGAAGAGATGACGGTTTCTGGCGACGTGCGAAAGGGTCGCGAGATCTTCCGTCGAATCGTCTCGCTTTATCAAGAGTCGCCCGATGGGGCTGGAGCGGTTGAACTTGCGAAAAGCGAGCTTGCCAAGCCCATCTCGATGCCTTCAAGCCGAGAAGCGACGGTGGCCAAGCCGAAAGTTGCCTTGGAAACCGACAAGCAGCAGGAAGTTCGCAAACCTGATTTGAATGCGACCGAAGCCCCAACTGAAGCAGGACCAGCCACTCCGGCTGAGACCAAGGCTTCCGAGGAAGCGGAAGCTTCGACCAGCGAAATCGACCTCTCGGAAACTGCCTCGCCCGAGGCTGGCCCGGTCGAAGAAGCACCAGTGAAACGTGCTCCGCTATTCCCAGTCAATCCAGGCTTCTCGGGCGATTCAACGGAATTTTAA
- a CDS encoding KpsF/GutQ family sugar-phosphate isomerase, with the protein MSSPIRKDEIVAPRDRWIEQGQAAIRHEADVMLRVAQTLDDRFASAVEMILNCRGDVIVSGIGKAGHVGTKLAATLASTGTRSHFLHPAEAIHGDLGRVTQHDIVLMLSQSGETEEVVRLLPILRGLGATLIAMTSSAENTLGKAASVVLELGGITEACPLNLAPTASTAAMLALGDALAITVSEHRGFRPEDFARYHPGGSLGRKLAFVEEKMRPLAQCRVASDQLSIREVFQKVRVNGRRTGAVMLIDAEGRLSGIFTDSDLARLFERDDVVDINASIATVMTTQPKTTTAGTRFQAALSRLANEKISELPVIDAHGRPLGMLDVTDMVGQVPSETEEEPATRPTLKIRYPNQDKRGA; encoded by the coding sequence ATGAGTTCTCCCATTCGCAAGGACGAGATCGTCGCGCCTCGAGACCGATGGATCGAGCAAGGGCAAGCCGCCATTCGGCACGAAGCCGACGTCATGCTGCGCGTCGCCCAAACGCTTGACGATCGTTTTGCCAGCGCGGTCGAGATGATCCTAAACTGCCGCGGCGATGTGATCGTCAGCGGGATCGGCAAGGCAGGTCACGTCGGCACGAAGCTGGCGGCAACGTTGGCCTCGACCGGCACGCGCAGTCATTTCCTCCATCCGGCCGAAGCAATCCACGGCGATCTTGGCCGGGTAACGCAACACGACATCGTGCTCATGCTTTCGCAAAGTGGCGAAACGGAAGAAGTCGTCCGCCTGTTGCCCATTTTGCGAGGCCTCGGCGCGACGCTCATCGCGATGACTTCCTCGGCAGAAAACACACTCGGCAAGGCGGCCTCCGTCGTGCTGGAGCTAGGCGGCATCACCGAAGCATGTCCGCTCAACCTCGCCCCAACTGCCAGCACCGCGGCCATGCTCGCCCTAGGAGACGCACTGGCAATCACGGTTAGCGAACATCGTGGCTTTCGCCCCGAAGACTTTGCCCGCTACCACCCCGGTGGAAGCCTGGGACGCAAGTTGGCCTTCGTGGAAGAGAAGATGCGTCCGCTGGCACAGTGCCGCGTGGCATCCGACCAACTCTCGATTCGGGAAGTCTTTCAGAAGGTTCGCGTGAATGGACGACGTACCGGCGCCGTCATGTTGATCGATGCCGAAGGGCGGTTGTCAGGCATCTTCACCGATAGCGATCTGGCGCGCTTGTTCGAGCGGGATGACGTTGTTGATATCAATGCATCGATTGCCACGGTCATGACGACGCAGCCCAAGACAACGACAGCCGGTACCCGCTTTCAAGCGGCACTCAGTCGTCTGGCGAACGAAAAGATCAGCGAATTACCGGTGATCGATGCCCACGGGCGTCCACTTGGTATGTTGGATGTGACGGATATGGTGGGTCAGGTTCCCAGTGAAACTGAAGAGGAACCAGCGACAAGGCCCACGCTGAAGATCCGATATCCGAACCAAGACAAGCGAGGGGCGTAG
- a CDS encoding KdsC family phosphatase has translation MNLEQRCQAVELLLTDVDGVLTDGGVILNNEGVESKKFHIRDGLGFKLWRQAGFKCGLITGRNSQVVRLRAQELSLDIVRQGIVDKGTVAQEVLKKFNLEPEQLAFVGDDLIDLGAIRLAGLGIAVADAVDEVKEAADYVTKTPGGKGAIREVIEVILKAKKVWNDIIHTY, from the coding sequence ATGAATCTGGAACAGCGATGTCAGGCAGTCGAGCTGTTGTTGACCGATGTCGACGGCGTGCTGACCGACGGCGGAGTGATACTGAACAACGAAGGCGTCGAGTCGAAGAAGTTCCATATCCGGGACGGACTTGGCTTCAAGCTATGGCGTCAGGCCGGCTTCAAATGCGGTTTGATCACGGGACGAAACTCGCAGGTCGTACGTCTACGGGCTCAAGAATTGAGCCTGGACATCGTCCGGCAGGGAATTGTGGACAAAGGGACTGTGGCTCAAGAGGTGCTCAAGAAGTTCAATCTTGAGCCGGAACAACTGGCATTCGTTGGAGACGACTTGATCGATCTCGGTGCGATCCGCCTGGCAGGCCTGGGGATCGCGGTTGCCGACGCAGTAGACGAAGTAAAAGAAGCAGCCGACTATGTCACTAAGACTCCGGGCGGCAAGGGCGCGATTCGCGAGGTGATCGAGGTCATCCTTAAAGCGAAGAAAGTCTGGAACGACATCATCCACACGTATTAA
- a CDS encoding LptA/OstA family protein — MTAAIQQDTWQPPTLIGQAVRVAVVFGVMVAIAVGYQMTFVPWIEPTITPDDTDVVPTVGFLGQQKQRLALYFSPRSWQLGSTKVLESNNIMLLMKDFREVGENRLELEPLTIIAFETDVEQEKWDKPVVILNAEKAILQFSELNLAFGKIGDLVGGQLLGNVQITRKSADGNHEPLNVLTSDVMLASNRIETKKDVQFQMGKHQGSGRHLIAQFEEGPNRGQQKGPNISGLSVLELVHVDRIVLSTEGRGLLGNAAEMPGMREQSSQMYASAPVEIRCLGPFVFDGSHRVATFRDQVQVRRLVASGVTDQLEADLLEVHFQKEDPAESAEPKTDSDEDSSDKPSAKLKMQRLVAVGSPFRLSATSVSANAEGGQLIYDLIKKRIEVKGSPTAILTKDKYRCESPHLMYELGDNPSHLGRVWSAGPGVFTGNLNDKDPSELSRLSWQEQFRIEPQNGEYAVAVEGNATVSGDKKGQISGDKLFVFLQDVTPPGEKKQKLIPSRLHGIGRISIDTPQLVGRANEIKTWFQFDEPQLVPGNEPGKLPTGPAPGAPPGNAPAQPPLAQQQNSEEKPTRFRLSGETIQLVVRFDGQKSHLDSAQISGQVQMAEMPEGEGLIDPFMVRGNVVQLLNAADNNAEIHVTGEPAVVSGRGLIMRSGRLRVNQLQGRIWTDGPGTLEFPLDRDFQGRKLAVPEYFNVQWQGGLQAQHDQITFDRAVKIQGRQSHLNTARLTITLNRPISFTDTNANKALSAKRVECTGGVQLYNRNVELGVLKSVDQFEGKTLAINQETGDIQAQGPGTAKTVMMGSPTTNIPGQPTSPKPPGEKQLTFLRVDFVSHVSGNVHRKEVNFHKVDRAYYGPVKSWDDEIDLQNPSAMNASDVTLRCDQLTVVQHDKQSGLSGSEILAMGNSEVQGKMFSAWADRISYSTEKHLLTMTGNGRNAAQLIHQQRIGGSRQTLTAGKIQYWPETRKFQVDDGKSIDVSGVRPNDVNIPKIPGLR; from the coding sequence TTGACGGCAGCCATTCAACAAGACACGTGGCAACCACCAACGCTCATCGGGCAAGCCGTGCGCGTAGCGGTCGTGTTTGGCGTGATGGTAGCCATCGCTGTCGGCTATCAGATGACGTTCGTTCCGTGGATCGAACCGACAATTACGCCCGACGACACCGATGTTGTTCCAACGGTTGGCTTTCTAGGCCAACAGAAACAAAGACTGGCCCTCTACTTCTCGCCACGCAGCTGGCAACTTGGTTCAACGAAGGTTCTCGAGAGCAATAACATCATGCTCTTGATGAAAGACTTTCGCGAAGTGGGTGAGAATCGTCTGGAACTGGAACCCCTGACGATCATCGCGTTTGAAACCGATGTCGAACAAGAGAAGTGGGACAAACCGGTCGTCATTCTCAATGCGGAAAAGGCGATCCTGCAGTTCTCGGAACTGAACCTGGCCTTCGGCAAAATAGGTGACTTGGTTGGTGGCCAATTGCTAGGCAACGTGCAGATCACGCGTAAGAGCGCCGATGGAAATCACGAGCCGTTGAACGTTCTGACCTCGGACGTCATGTTGGCATCTAACCGGATCGAAACCAAAAAAGACGTTCAGTTCCAAATGGGTAAGCACCAGGGAAGTGGACGCCACCTGATCGCTCAATTCGAGGAAGGTCCCAATCGCGGTCAGCAGAAGGGCCCAAACATCTCTGGCCTTTCGGTTCTGGAACTGGTTCACGTCGATCGGATTGTCCTTTCGACCGAAGGCCGCGGACTGCTGGGCAACGCGGCCGAGATGCCAGGTATGCGGGAACAGTCGAGCCAGATGTATGCTTCGGCACCGGTCGAGATCCGCTGCCTGGGGCCTTTCGTCTTCGATGGTTCGCATCGCGTGGCAACCTTTCGCGATCAAGTGCAGGTCCGCCGTCTGGTCGCTTCCGGTGTGACCGATCAATTGGAAGCCGACCTCCTGGAAGTTCACTTCCAGAAAGAAGATCCCGCGGAGTCTGCGGAACCAAAAACGGACTCTGATGAAGATTCTTCAGACAAACCATCGGCGAAGCTGAAAATGCAACGACTGGTCGCCGTGGGAAGTCCGTTTCGGTTGTCGGCCACCAGCGTTTCGGCCAATGCCGAAGGTGGTCAGCTGATTTATGACCTCATCAAGAAGCGGATCGAAGTCAAAGGCAGCCCGACCGCCATCCTGACTAAGGACAAGTATCGCTGCGAGTCGCCTCACCTGATGTACGAACTGGGAGACAATCCAAGTCACCTGGGGCGCGTGTGGTCGGCTGGCCCAGGGGTGTTTACGGGAAACCTGAACGACAAAGACCCTAGCGAACTGAGTCGTCTCTCTTGGCAGGAGCAGTTTCGTATCGAACCCCAAAACGGTGAGTACGCGGTTGCCGTTGAAGGAAATGCCACGGTCTCAGGCGACAAAAAGGGACAGATCTCCGGCGATAAGTTATTCGTCTTCCTACAGGATGTGACCCCGCCAGGTGAGAAGAAACAAAAGCTCATTCCTAGCCGACTTCATGGGATCGGACGCATTTCGATCGATACGCCCCAGCTTGTGGGACGCGCGAATGAAATCAAGACATGGTTTCAATTCGACGAGCCACAATTGGTGCCAGGCAATGAGCCTGGCAAGCTGCCAACGGGACCTGCTCCCGGAGCACCACCTGGTAATGCACCAGCGCAGCCGCCACTAGCCCAACAGCAGAATTCGGAAGAAAAGCCAACGCGGTTCCGGCTCTCAGGCGAAACCATTCAACTGGTCGTTCGCTTCGATGGACAGAAGTCGCACCTCGATTCGGCTCAGATATCCGGACAAGTCCAGATGGCCGAGATGCCGGAAGGGGAAGGCCTGATCGATCCCTTCATGGTGCGTGGCAACGTAGTTCAGCTGCTCAACGCGGCCGACAACAATGCCGAGATCCATGTCACTGGTGAACCGGCGGTTGTATCAGGGCGAGGTTTGATCATGCGAAGTGGTCGACTACGCGTGAATCAACTGCAAGGACGCATCTGGACCGATGGCCCTGGTACGCTTGAGTTTCCATTGGATCGTGATTTCCAGGGACGCAAGCTGGCGGTGCCGGAGTACTTCAACGTTCAGTGGCAAGGAGGGCTCCAGGCCCAGCACGATCAGATTACCTTCGATCGAGCGGTTAAAATTCAGGGTCGCCAAAGCCATCTGAACACGGCTCGCCTGACGATCACGTTGAATCGGCCGATCAGCTTTACCGATACCAATGCGAACAAAGCATTGAGCGCCAAACGCGTGGAATGTACCGGCGGCGTGCAGCTTTACAATCGCAACGTCGAACTAGGCGTACTCAAGTCGGTGGATCAGTTTGAAGGAAAAACGCTGGCCATCAATCAAGAGACTGGCGATATCCAAGCCCAAGGTCCTGGTACTGCCAAAACGGTCATGATGGGAAGTCCCACGACGAATATCCCTGGACAACCGACTTCCCCAAAACCGCCGGGCGAAAAGCAGCTCACCTTTTTGCGTGTCGACTTTGTGAGCCACGTGAGCGGCAATGTGCATCGCAAAGAGGTTAACTTCCACAAGGTCGATCGTGCTTACTACGGCCCGGTCAAGTCGTGGGACGACGAGATTGACTTGCAGAACCCGTCCGCAATGAATGCCAGTGATGTCACCCTCCGCTGCGATCAACTAACGGTCGTCCAGCACGATAAGCAGTCAGGGCTGAGTGGAAGCGAGATCCTGGCGATGGGGAACAGCGAAGTCCAAGGCAAAATGTTCAGTGCCTGGGCAGACCGCATCAGTTACTCAACCGAAAAACACCTGCTGACGATGACCGGTAACGGACGCAACGCCGCACAACTGATTCATCAGCAGCGGATTGGCGGATCGCGGCAGACACTGACTGCCGGGAAGATTCAGTACTGGCCAGAAACCAGAAAGTTCCAAGTCGACGACGGCAAATCGATCGACGTTTCTGGCGTCAGACCGAACGACGTCAACATTCCGAAAATACCAGGCCTGCGCTAA
- a CDS encoding FG-GAP repeat domain-containing protein gives MLAPRSTAIAIVLSLLGSLGAQEPWKRHTIDNTSRGADGVRPFDVNGDGLTDLCTGWEEGGVIRAYLHPGHAAVKQPWPAVTVGNVKSPEDAVFMDINGDGAVDVVSSCEGRQQTVFVHIAPKNPEDYLEESAWKTEPIAASENQSRWMFALPWQTKKEKPLELIAGSKSPNGAVGIFRQDDPNTWSWKKLTDAGWIMSLMTEDMNQDGHADLLYSDRKGKRRGVYWIDRAGDPQSTAPKLIGGTDHEVMFLDSADLDQDGFRDVVCSTYGDTILWFRRTSNVPVFAQIEIPMPPNTGTGKSVRVADVDLDGHNDLVISCGNAGKKHGVMWMQKREGEWVAQPISGVKEGIKFDLLQLIDLDGDGDQDVLTCEERDNLGVIWYENPAR, from the coding sequence ATGCTCGCTCCGCGTTCGACTGCGATTGCCATCGTACTGTCACTCCTAGGCAGCTTAGGTGCCCAAGAACCTTGGAAGCGTCATACGATCGACAACACGTCGCGAGGTGCCGACGGCGTGCGACCCTTCGACGTCAACGGCGATGGCCTTACCGATCTGTGTACCGGCTGGGAAGAAGGAGGAGTGATCCGCGCCTATCTGCATCCGGGCCATGCGGCGGTAAAACAACCGTGGCCTGCCGTGACGGTCGGTAACGTGAAAAGCCCCGAAGATGCCGTCTTCATGGACATCAACGGTGATGGAGCGGTGGACGTCGTCTCTTCGTGCGAAGGACGTCAGCAAACGGTCTTCGTGCACATCGCTCCTAAGAATCCCGAAGACTATCTTGAAGAGAGTGCCTGGAAGACCGAACCGATCGCCGCTTCCGAGAATCAATCCCGCTGGATGTTCGCGTTGCCTTGGCAGACGAAGAAGGAGAAGCCGCTCGAACTGATCGCTGGCTCGAAATCACCCAACGGGGCCGTAGGCATCTTTCGACAGGACGATCCCAACACTTGGAGTTGGAAGAAACTGACCGATGCCGGCTGGATCATGTCACTGATGACCGAAGATATGAATCAGGATGGCCATGCCGATCTTCTGTACAGCGATCGGAAAGGAAAGCGGCGGGGCGTTTACTGGATCGATCGTGCTGGCGATCCACAATCGACTGCCCCCAAACTCATCGGAGGAACCGACCATGAAGTGATGTTCCTCGACTCGGCTGACCTTGATCAAGACGGATTCCGTGACGTCGTGTGCTCAACCTATGGCGATACGATCCTGTGGTTCCGCCGCACGAGCAATGTTCCGGTCTTCGCGCAAATCGAAATCCCCATGCCTCCCAACACAGGAACTGGCAAATCGGTCAGAGTCGCGGACGTCGATCTTGATGGGCACAACGATCTCGTCATCAGCTGCGGCAACGCCGGCAAGAAGCATGGCGTGATGTGGATGCAGAAGAGAGAAGGGGAGTGGGTCGCCCAGCCGATCAGCGGCGTAAAGGAAGGCATCAAGTTCGACTTGTTGCAACTGATCGATCTCGATGGTGATGGCGATCAGGATGTGCTGACCTGCGAAGAGCGCGACAACCTGGGTGTGATCTGGTACGAGAATCCGGCCCGTTAG
- a CDS encoding response regulator transcription factor: protein MSINVLVVDDHEVVRSGLACLFRGTDIEVVGEAVDGNDAIEKALQHKPDVVLMDIRMPEMDGLSALEKLQSDAPGTPVVMLSTYDNPTYVARGVALGAVDYVLKGSPREMIVSAIHNAASGGKQPDGSIMSRVKGTMAKRHDAKNSEFPLTNREMQVLRHLALGLSNREIGRSLSISIETVKEHVQNILRKVDVTDRTQAAVWAVRQGLV from the coding sequence ATGTCCATTAATGTGTTGGTTGTCGACGACCATGAGGTCGTTCGCAGCGGCTTGGCGTGTCTCTTCCGAGGCACCGATATTGAAGTCGTCGGAGAAGCAGTTGATGGAAATGACGCCATCGAGAAGGCACTCCAGCACAAGCCTGACGTTGTCCTCATGGATATCCGGATGCCGGAGATGGACGGCTTGTCTGCCCTTGAGAAATTGCAATCTGACGCTCCCGGCACGCCGGTCGTCATGCTTAGCACCTATGACAACCCGACTTACGTCGCTCGTGGTGTTGCCTTGGGTGCGGTTGATTACGTTCTTAAAGGTTCGCCTCGCGAAATGATCGTCAGCGCCATCCACAATGCTGCTAGTGGTGGAAAGCAACCTGACGGAAGCATCATGTCGCGCGTCAAAGGCACCATGGCCAAGCGTCACGATGCCAAGAATAGCGAGTTCCCATTGACCAATCGCGAAATGCAAGTGCTTCGCCACTTGGCATTGGGTCTCAGCAATCGTGAGATCGGTCGTTCGCTAAGCATTAGCATCGAAACCGTTAAAGAACACGTTCAAAATATTCTGCGTAAGGTCGACGTCACCGATCGCACCCAAGCCGCCGTTTGGGCTGTGCGTCAAGGTTTGGTCTAA
- a CDS encoding sigma-54-dependent transcriptional regulator, which translates to MMNQAQLLLIDDDRHVLDSMGSWLREIGYVVDQASNLNQAIALIDDRPYDLILADVRLGDEDGFDVLRHCHTHHPGTTVIMITGYGTVETGIEALRAGAFDLLTKPLIDEELEMAIQRALSQQKVMQENKQLKEQLDLRFGLENIIGHDHRMLRIFDMVDSVADTRATVLITGESGTGKSLLARAIHRRSNRRDQPFIEVACGALPENLLESELFGHVAGSFTGATGNKVGKFKAADKGTIFLDEIGTAPLSMQVKLLRVLQELQFEPVGGTETETVDTRVVLATNENLANLVDRGEFRQDLFYRVNVINLELPPLRERISDIPRLADHFLAEVCQDTGRRVQGFSSEAVAALQRYKWPGNVRELQNVVERAVLLSKNEEITPDDMPSSIASGAPVSVSRSTGTSLKEALEGPERQIIREVLESNGWNRNETADQLGINRTTLYKKMKKLGLEEMAGQRAGM; encoded by the coding sequence ATCATGAACCAAGCCCAACTGCTGCTTATTGACGACGACCGCCATGTCTTGGATTCGATGGGAAGTTGGCTGCGCGAAATTGGTTATGTGGTCGATCAGGCCTCTAATCTGAATCAAGCCATCGCCCTGATCGACGATCGTCCGTACGACCTGATCCTGGCGGATGTGCGTTTGGGGGACGAGGACGGCTTTGATGTGTTGCGACATTGCCACACGCATCACCCTGGTACCACGGTGATCATGATTACCGGTTACGGAACGGTGGAGACCGGTATCGAGGCCCTGCGAGCTGGTGCGTTCGATCTACTCACCAAGCCGTTGATCGACGAAGAATTGGAGATGGCCATCCAGCGGGCACTCTCGCAACAGAAGGTAATGCAAGAAAATAAGCAATTAAAGGAACAACTCGATCTGCGATTCGGGCTGGAAAATATTATTGGCCACGACCACAGAATGTTGCGCATTTTTGACATGGTCGATAGTGTTGCCGACACGCGAGCCACCGTTTTGATCACCGGAGAGAGCGGAACGGGTAAGTCGCTACTGGCCCGAGCCATCCATCGCCGCAGCAATCGTCGCGACCAACCGTTCATCGAAGTGGCTTGCGGTGCACTGCCAGAAAACCTGCTCGAGAGCGAACTGTTCGGTCACGTCGCCGGCTCCTTCACCGGAGCAACCGGCAATAAAGTCGGTAAGTTCAAAGCGGCTGATAAGGGAACGATCTTCCTGGACGAAATCGGTACCGCTCCGCTGAGCATGCAGGTCAAATTGCTTCGCGTGCTACAGGAACTTCAGTTCGAGCCAGTTGGTGGAACGGAAACGGAAACGGTCGATACGCGTGTCGTTCTGGCCACCAACGAAAACCTGGCGAACCTGGTCGATCGTGGCGAGTTCCGTCAGGACCTGTTTTACCGAGTCAACGTGATTAACTTGGAGCTGCCCCCGCTGCGGGAACGTATCTCCGACATTCCACGCCTGGCCGATCACTTCCTGGCGGAAGTTTGCCAGGATACAGGCCGCCGCGTGCAAGGCTTCTCAAGTGAAGCGGTTGCCGCTTTGCAGCGTTACAAGTGGCCAGGCAACGTGCGAGAACTGCAGAACGTGGTCGAACGAGCCGTGCTGCTGAGCAAGAACGAAGAGATCACGCCAGACGATATGCCGTCGTCGATCGCTTCGGGAGCTCCTGTCTCGGTCAGCCGAAGCACCGGCACGTCCTTGAAAGAAGCTCTGGAAGGCCCAGAGCGACAGATCATCCGCGAAGTACTGGAATCGAACGGCTGGAACCGCAACGAAACGGCCGACCAACTGGGTATCAACCGCACGACGCTCTATAAGAAGATGAAAAAGCTCGGTCTCGAAGAGATGGCTGGGCAACGGGCTGGGATGTAG